One segment of Polyangiaceae bacterium DNA contains the following:
- a CDS encoding thymidine phosphorylase, which translates to MQTLVELIAKKRDGGRLSSEQIERLVRAFGSGELADYQMSALCMAIFFRGMDDEETAALTRAMLHSGDVIDLSGVPGIKVDKHSTGGVGDKVSICLAPLVAACGVPVPMVSGRGLGHTGGTLDKLEAIPGFNVSLDVDAFVRIMRTLGVCMIGQTARIAPADKRIYALRDVTATVESIPLIVASILSKKLAEGIDALVLDVKVGRGAFMKTEGEARVLAEALVRVGIAAGKRVVAVLTDMSAPLGASIGNAIETREAIEVLRGNGPADLVECTLALGAEMLVLGGVAASDAEARGKLKGAIATGAGARVFERMIEAQGGDPRVVEDPSVLPEAPVHVVVRADHDGFVASIDPLELGLTAVAMGAGRTRADQPVDHAVGIEVLVARGAKVERGQSLARLHVRTHGAGEALLERVQQAFRITYEAVEGTPLVLGRIA; encoded by the coding sequence GTGCAGACCTTGGTTGAGCTGATAGCGAAGAAGCGCGACGGTGGACGGTTGTCGAGCGAGCAGATCGAACGGCTGGTGCGGGCGTTCGGAAGCGGCGAGCTTGCGGACTACCAGATGAGCGCGCTGTGCATGGCGATCTTCTTTCGCGGCATGGATGACGAAGAGACGGCGGCGCTCACGCGAGCGATGCTGCACTCGGGGGACGTCATCGACTTGAGCGGGGTGCCCGGCATCAAGGTGGACAAGCACTCGACGGGCGGGGTGGGCGACAAGGTATCGATTTGCTTGGCGCCACTGGTTGCGGCGTGCGGGGTTCCGGTGCCGATGGTGAGCGGCCGAGGGCTTGGGCACACGGGTGGCACGTTGGACAAGCTCGAGGCCATCCCAGGCTTCAACGTGTCGCTCGATGTGGATGCTTTCGTACGTATCATGCGCACCCTCGGTGTGTGTATGATTGGACAAACCGCTCGAATTGCGCCTGCGGACAAGCGGATCTACGCGTTGCGGGACGTGACGGCGACGGTGGAGTCGATACCGCTCATCGTGGCGAGCATTCTTTCGAAGAAGCTTGCCGAGGGGATCGACGCGTTGGTGCTCGACGTGAAGGTTGGTCGTGGCGCGTTCATGAAGACCGAGGGCGAGGCGCGCGTTTTGGCTGAAGCGCTGGTTCGGGTTGGAATTGCTGCGGGGAAACGCGTTGTTGCGGTGCTTACTGATATGAGCGCTCCGCTTGGCGCGTCTATTGGGAATGCGATTGAGACGCGGGAGGCCATCGAGGTGCTTCGTGGCAATGGGCCGGCGGATCTCGTGGAATGCACGCTGGCGCTGGGCGCAGAGATGCTTGTTTTAGGAGGGGTAGCTGCAAGCGATGCCGAGGCGCGTGGTAAGCTGAAAGGGGCGATTGCGACTGGCGCGGGGGCGCGCGTATTCGAGCGGATGATCGAGGCACAAGGGGGTGACCCTCGGGTGGTCGAAGATCCGTCGGTGTTGCCTGAAGCTCCTGTCCACGTGGTTGTCCGGGCCGATCACGATGGGTTCGTCGCGTCCATTGATCCGCTGGAGTTGGGCCTGACCGCGGTTGCCATGGGTGCGGGGCGGACCCGAGCGGACCAACCCGTGGATCACGCCGTGGGGATCGAGGTGTTGGTGGCGCGTGGAGCCAAGGTTGAGCGAGGTCAATCGCTTGCACGGTTGCATGTTCGTACGCACGGTGCGGGCGAGGCGCTTTTGGAGCGGGTGCAGCAAGCGTTCCGAATTACGTATGAGGCCGTGGAAGGTACGCCGCTCGTATTGGGGAGAATCGCGTAA
- a CDS encoding transposase produces the protein MSKPRPIHPGATYLITRRIERRHCLLRPDPEMTRFILYAFIVSAHRHGIQLHAFCAMSTHLHYVVSDPQGRLPRFFEMFHQLVARGIKILRKWDGSPWDRAQTSVVELCTRQAIVEKIAYTLANPVEVGLVRHAHEWPGAKTNVDDIGKGSIQAQRPDVCFSPKNPEWKFETNFEVTLPPPISEADAQAFREDITAELAKLEAAAHARIPARRVLGAKRAARVPPEKRITTPEPLRQRIPTFAVGRGNAEAARIAARAVRAFRAAYRKAFQAWRAGDRSVPFPSGTYQMRVLHGVNVCVAG, from the coding sequence ATGAGCAAGCCCCGTCCCATTCATCCTGGTGCCACATATCTCATCACGCGCCGCATCGAGCGTCGCCATTGCCTGTTGCGCCCCGATCCCGAGATGACCCGCTTCATTCTCTATGCGTTCATCGTCTCCGCGCATCGTCACGGCATTCAACTTCACGCATTCTGCGCCATGTCGACGCACTTGCATTACGTCGTTTCCGACCCGCAGGGTCGACTGCCGCGCTTTTTCGAGATGTTTCACCAACTCGTCGCGCGTGGCATCAAAATTCTGCGAAAATGGGACGGCTCGCCTTGGGATCGCGCTCAGACGAGTGTCGTCGAATTGTGCACACGGCAAGCCATCGTGGAGAAAATCGCTTACACCCTGGCAAACCCCGTTGAAGTGGGACTCGTTCGTCACGCGCACGAATGGCCAGGCGCAAAAACGAACGTCGACGACATTGGAAAAGGATCCATCCAAGCACAACGCCCTGACGTCTGCTTCAGCCCGAAAAACCCTGAATGGAAATTCGAAACCAATTTCGAAGTTACGCTGCCACCGCCGATTTCCGAAGCAGACGCACAAGCATTTCGCGAGGATATCACGGCGGAACTTGCCAAACTCGAAGCCGCTGCGCACGCACGCATCCCAGCGCGTCGCGTGCTCGGCGCAAAACGGGCGGCCAGAGTGCCTCCGGAAAAGCGCATCACGACACCCGAGCCCTTGCGCCAGCGTATCCCCACATTTGCTGTTGGGCGTGGCAATGCCGAAGCGGCCCGCATTGCTGCGCGTGCCGTGCGAGCCTTCCGCGCCGCATATCGAAAGGCATTCCAAGCATGGCGCGCAGGTGACCGCTCGGTTCCATTTCCAAGTGGCACGTATCAGATGCGCGTGCTCCATGGCGTAAATGTGTGCGTAGCGGGCTAG
- a CDS encoding AtpZ/AtpI family protein produces the protein MTQRVIAVLGGKPNASSLTEGLERDLWIDFVADTGDDSSVSEAVARMLFSTYEVEDPLRPGDKLFLPRGDMLLFGGDTAYPVATELEIHNRVIVPFSRALAEVRDNKRRVLVGIPGNHDWYGGLDGFGRMFRSRRGTVDAAGADRPNEVVRFAEIQHFVQWVEAFRVGRYVTKRSILPLSGYVTVQDASYFALRLAPGLDLWGADRQLRAVDFEQRAFFAELREEGRGLVLCLADPARAFLETNPAGQHILDALHLRLDDDGLLVLTGDTHHYSRERVGNSEHVTAGGGGAFLHPARMARMGMTPPAAEFPGPKASLALALQIPWQMAQGRSGYLVHLAIGAIYAIGLGLDRWLGIPPLAIALGTALVVAFACRMLAGFRNRALGIYPLATLAGLAMGFLPHVTHMALSYAFTKAGIDASHIMAVEPWFALVIASFSAAFVFGGYLTLLTFFGIEQHQAFSVLSHPGYKHFVRLRVRRDGRTIDGWVLGKVDPLSASDPVVLVDRFTWTNDGLSTGAKSAILPRRS, from the coding sequence ATGACTCAGAGGGTCATCGCCGTCCTTGGTGGAAAGCCGAACGCGTCGTCCCTCACCGAGGGACTCGAGCGTGACCTTTGGATCGATTTTGTCGCCGACACGGGCGATGACAGCTCGGTTAGCGAAGCCGTGGCGCGCATGTTGTTCTCGACGTACGAGGTTGAGGATCCGCTGCGCCCCGGGGACAAACTCTTCCTACCGCGTGGCGACATGCTGCTCTTCGGTGGGGATACGGCCTATCCAGTCGCGACGGAGCTCGAGATCCACAACCGCGTGATCGTACCGTTCTCACGCGCGCTTGCCGAGGTTCGGGACAACAAGCGACGAGTGCTGGTGGGGATTCCTGGCAACCACGACTGGTACGGAGGTCTCGACGGTTTTGGTCGCATGTTTCGTTCGCGCCGAGGAACGGTTGATGCGGCCGGAGCGGACAGACCGAACGAGGTCGTGCGGTTTGCCGAAATCCAACACTTCGTGCAATGGGTCGAAGCCTTCCGCGTTGGCCGCTACGTGACGAAGCGATCCATTTTGCCGCTCAGCGGATACGTCACCGTGCAGGACGCGAGCTACTTTGCGCTGCGGCTTGCGCCAGGGCTCGACTTATGGGGTGCCGATCGGCAACTTCGGGCGGTTGACTTCGAGCAGCGCGCTTTTTTTGCCGAGCTTCGGGAAGAGGGTCGGGGGCTCGTTCTATGCCTCGCCGACCCAGCAAGAGCGTTTCTTGAGACCAACCCTGCCGGGCAACACATCCTCGATGCGCTGCACTTGCGCCTTGACGATGACGGGCTCTTGGTGCTGACAGGCGACACGCATCATTACTCGCGAGAACGAGTTGGAAACAGTGAGCACGTAACGGCAGGCGGGGGCGGCGCGTTCCTGCACCCGGCACGAATGGCGCGCATGGGCATGACGCCGCCGGCCGCCGAATTCCCAGGGCCCAAGGCGTCCCTTGCGCTCGCATTGCAGATCCCTTGGCAGATGGCGCAAGGTCGGTCGGGGTACTTGGTGCACCTCGCAATCGGAGCGATCTATGCCATCGGCCTAGGGCTCGATCGCTGGCTAGGTATTCCCCCGCTTGCGATTGCGCTGGGCACCGCCTTGGTCGTCGCGTTTGCATGTCGGATGCTTGCGGGTTTTCGTAACCGAGCGCTTGGCATCTACCCGCTCGCAACGCTTGCCGGGCTGGCAATGGGATTCTTGCCGCATGTCACCCACATGGCGTTGAGCTACGCGTTCACCAAAGCGGGTATTGATGCCTCGCACATCATGGCCGTCGAACCATGGTTCGCCCTCGTCATCGCCTCCTTCAGCGCCGCATTCGTGTTCGGTGGCTACTTGACGTTGCTCACGTTCTTCGGAATCGAACAACATCAAGCCTTCAGCGTACTTTCGCACCCAGGGTACAAGCACTTCGTGCGCCTACGCGTGCGACGCGACGGTCGAACGATCGACGGCTGGGTGCTCGGCAAGGTGGATCCTTTGTCCGCGTCGGATCCGGTCGTATTGGTGGACCGGTTTACTTGGACAAACGACGGCCTGAGCACCGGGGCGAAGTCAGCTATTTTACCCCGTCGAAGTTGA
- a CDS encoding WYL domain-containing transcriptional regulator: MWTKVGAHVSTQNSSSASRRPLPASTSVSDARTTSASPGSPKGRGRPKGPFTQHRRLDNLRALLQKHPKGLTIYELATELQVTPRSMRRYLAEVRRDLDLVSTSAKPGGVRLWRLAPGEAPRRVEVRRTQAYALLAARRLFEPMRGSTLYEEIDLAAQQLLGVARRPGRGPNAGVADARLEERFLYLPFAPKDYAAHTEALDDIFQAVADLRPLQCRYRRARDGREEKVTIEPYAMVLYKDAIYCVGLHRGRGEIRTFLLDRMRDTECATTERFNLPADFRVEDYFQGTFGIWSGGAAKRVVIDFSAKVAEYVSTRKVHPSQVIEELQGGGVRLTLDIADMTELTSWILGFGETARVVEPEELAMRVQKELQNALANYQSPSPPPKLKRK; encoded by the coding sequence ATGTGGACGAAAGTGGGCGCTCACGTGTCCACGCAAAACTCGTCCAGCGCTTCCCGCCGCCCTCTACCCGCGTCGACATCGGTGTCCGACGCTCGAACAACTTCCGCTTCGCCCGGCTCTCCGAAGGGCCGAGGTCGTCCCAAGGGCCCGTTTACGCAGCATCGCCGCCTAGACAACTTGCGCGCGCTGCTCCAAAAACATCCCAAGGGTTTGACCATCTACGAGCTCGCAACAGAGCTCCAGGTCACGCCCCGGTCGATGCGCCGTTACCTCGCCGAAGTCCGCCGCGACCTGGACCTCGTGTCAACCTCGGCCAAACCCGGCGGCGTACGCTTGTGGCGCCTTGCCCCCGGCGAGGCACCTCGGCGCGTCGAAGTTCGCCGCACCCAGGCATACGCGCTCCTCGCCGCGCGACGGTTGTTCGAGCCCATGCGAGGCTCCACGCTCTACGAAGAGATCGACTTGGCCGCCCAGCAACTCCTCGGTGTCGCTCGCCGCCCTGGCCGCGGCCCGAATGCAGGCGTTGCCGATGCGCGCCTCGAAGAACGCTTCTTGTACCTGCCGTTCGCCCCCAAAGACTACGCCGCACACACCGAAGCGCTCGACGACATCTTCCAAGCCGTCGCCGACTTGCGCCCCCTCCAATGTCGTTATCGACGTGCGCGCGACGGCCGCGAAGAAAAAGTCACCATCGAGCCCTACGCCATGGTCCTCTACAAGGACGCCATTTATTGCGTCGGCCTTCATCGAGGCCGCGGCGAAATCCGCACGTTCTTGCTCGACCGCATGCGCGACACCGAATGCGCCACCACCGAACGCTTCAACTTGCCCGCAGACTTCCGCGTCGAAGATTACTTCCAAGGCACGTTCGGCATCTGGTCCGGCGGAGCTGCAAAACGCGTCGTCATCGACTTCAGCGCCAAGGTCGCCGAATACGTCAGCACCCGCAAAGTGCACCCCTCCCAAGTCATCGAAGAACTGCAAGGTGGCGGCGTGCGCCTCACGCTCGACATCGCCGACATGACCGAGCTCACGTCGTGGATTTTGGGGTTTGGCGAAACCGCACGCGTCGTCGAACCCGAAGAATTGGCCATGCGCGTCCAAAAAGAATTGCAAAATGCGCTCGCCAATTATCAGTCCCCTTCGCCCCCGCCAAAGCTCAAGAGAAAGTAA
- a CDS encoding KamA family radical SAM protein yields the protein MTDHSLVELQKRHTYEIVPLKPPVDPSMFEYKNFKDVPEWRRIPAYADVTDEQFYDHRWQSKKSITRPDKLLEALRGLVSEEFIQDATEGFARAPMSVRVSPYLLSLIDWNDPYRDPLRTQFIPLASRFLPDHPKLGLDSLHERADAPVPGLTHRYADKALFLPLDTCPVYCRFCTRSYAVGIDTEEVEKTHFKVDEQRWRAAYAYIASRPELEDIVVSGGDAYNLRPEQIRSIGETLLKMDNIRRIRLATKGPAVMPQKILTDDEWIDAVTYIADLGRKLHKEVAVHTHFNNPNEITGITRDAMLKLFERGITVRNQSVLIRGVNDDPETMKLLVKRLGHLNVHPYYVYVHDMVKGVEELRTTVATGIAIEKHVRGSTAGFNTPTFVVDAPGGGGKRDAHSYEHYNRTTGISVYESPSVKPGQKYMYFDPIDQLPPEGQARWANPAEHQAMIAEALEAIR from the coding sequence ATGACCGACCATAGCCTCGTCGAGCTCCAAAAGCGTCACACGTACGAGATCGTTCCGCTGAAGCCTCCCGTGGACCCGTCGATGTTCGAGTACAAGAACTTCAAGGACGTGCCCGAATGGCGGCGGATTCCCGCATACGCCGACGTGACGGACGAGCAGTTTTACGATCACCGCTGGCAGTCCAAGAAGTCCATCACTCGGCCAGACAAACTCCTCGAAGCGCTGCGCGGACTCGTGAGCGAAGAGTTCATCCAGGATGCGACCGAAGGGTTTGCCCGCGCGCCGATGAGCGTGCGCGTGTCGCCGTACCTCTTGTCGCTCATCGACTGGAACGACCCGTATCGGGATCCTTTGCGCACGCAGTTCATCCCGCTCGCGTCCCGCTTTCTGCCGGACCACCCGAAGCTCGGTTTGGATTCGCTGCACGAACGGGCCGACGCGCCCGTGCCGGGTTTGACGCATCGGTACGCCGACAAAGCGCTCTTCTTGCCGCTCGATACGTGCCCCGTGTATTGCCGCTTCTGCACGCGCAGTTATGCCGTCGGGATCGATACCGAGGAAGTCGAGAAAACTCACTTCAAGGTCGACGAGCAAAGGTGGCGCGCCGCGTACGCGTACATCGCGTCGCGTCCGGAGCTCGAGGACATCGTCGTATCGGGCGGGGATGCGTACAACTTGCGTCCCGAACAGATCCGCTCGATTGGTGAGACGTTGCTGAAGATGGACAACATTCGGCGCATTCGTTTGGCGACGAAGGGTCCGGCCGTGATGCCGCAGAAAATCCTGACGGACGACGAATGGATCGACGCGGTGACGTACATTGCGGACCTTGGGAGAAAGCTCCACAAGGAGGTTGCGGTGCACACGCACTTCAACAATCCGAACGAGATCACCGGGATCACGCGCGATGCAATGCTGAAGCTGTTCGAGCGTGGAATCACGGTGCGCAACCAAAGCGTGCTCATACGCGGCGTGAACGACGATCCGGAAACGATGAAGCTGCTCGTGAAGCGCCTCGGGCACTTGAACGTGCATCCGTATTACGTGTACGTGCACGACATGGTGAAAGGCGTGGAAGAATTGCGCACGACGGTGGCGACGGGCATTGCGATTGAAAAGCACGTGCGCGGCTCGACGGCTGGATTCAATACGCCGACGTTTGTCGTGGATGCACCCGGTGGAGGGGGCAAACGCGATGCTCATTCGTACGAGCATTACAATCGGACGACGGGGATCAGCGTGTACGAAAGTCCGAGCGTAAAACCCGGGCAAAAGTACATGTATTTCGATCCGATCGATCAGCTTCCGCCTGAAGGTCAAGCGCGCTGGGCGAATCCGGCCGAGCACCAAGCGATGATCGCCGAGGCGCTCGAGGCCATCCGTTGA
- a CDS encoding lytic transglycosylase domain-containing protein, which yields MLAPLPKPVRFVLGALVLGTLSLVPHAASADIYTYTDAQGNVHVTSQPTRGKPGTKVDKISSGNANGSKKKTRDIMPVMPSDRSPERHNRYDAWIREGARLYRLPEELIRAVIKCESDFDPRVVSPVGAQGLMQIMPATALRMQVRDAFDPRENILGGARYLRILANTFNGDLELTVAGYNAGEAAVLRYQGIPPYQETQGYVGCVVSHYRTFKSARIAERETMPAKHTP from the coding sequence ATGCTCGCTCCTTTACCCAAGCCCGTTCGGTTCGTCCTCGGTGCCCTCGTCTTGGGCACGCTTTCGCTCGTACCGCACGCCGCTTCCGCGGACATCTACACGTACACGGATGCGCAAGGAAACGTGCACGTGACGAGTCAACCCACGCGCGGAAAGCCTGGAACGAAAGTCGACAAGATTTCATCCGGCAATGCAAACGGGAGCAAAAAGAAGACGCGAGACATCATGCCCGTGATGCCGAGCGATCGTTCCCCGGAGCGGCATAATCGGTACGATGCGTGGATTCGCGAAGGAGCACGCCTCTATCGCCTTCCGGAAGAATTGATTCGAGCCGTCATCAAGTGCGAAAGTGATTTCGATCCGCGGGTCGTTTCGCCCGTCGGCGCGCAAGGTCTGATGCAAATCATGCCAGCCACGGCGCTGCGCATGCAGGTGCGCGACGCGTTCGATCCTCGCGAGAATATCCTTGGAGGAGCGCGATATCTGCGAATTCTCGCAAACACCTTCAATGGAGACTTGGAGCTCACGGTCGCGGGCTACAACGCGGGTGAAGCGGCAGTTCTGCGATATCAAGGGATTCCGCCCTATCAGGAAACTCAAGGCTACGTTGGTTGCGTGGTTTCACATTACCGAACTTTCAAGTCTGCCCGAATCGCCGAGCGAGAGACCATGCCGGCGAAACACACGCCCTGA
- a CDS encoding CPBP family intramembrane metalloprotease: MTFASGALFALGPAPMSPSLWETGIKALFPLVACLALAPVLWFFFGSTWRELDVIAHEHQRKTLVSGRYDARPAVLFVITALVLSLQEYYGGREFYETHLRPALRDLERSGSMFADLVNMRRYNELYSYGWWAFTRVFGYVVMPMVIWKIIFRKDSLLDMGLRVKGFSKHAWIYLLCLGVVLPAVYIVSLTPEFSNYYPFYKQCSRSWVDFLLWESMYAAQFFGLEVFFRGFWLSGLRTTLGSGAIFAMCVPYCMIHYGKPYLEAAGAIVAGIALGSLAMRTKSIYSGFLVHLTVALSMDLLALSHRNGLPTSLWGK; the protein is encoded by the coding sequence ATGACATTTGCAAGTGGAGCGCTTTTTGCGTTGGGTCCGGCGCCGATGAGTCCGTCGCTTTGGGAGACGGGGATCAAGGCGCTTTTTCCGCTCGTGGCATGTTTGGCGCTGGCGCCCGTGCTGTGGTTCTTTTTTGGAAGTACGTGGCGCGAGCTCGATGTCATTGCGCACGAGCATCAGCGCAAGACGCTCGTTTCTGGGCGTTACGATGCGCGTCCTGCGGTGCTTTTCGTCATCACGGCGCTGGTGCTTTCTTTGCAGGAATATTACGGAGGCCGCGAATTTTACGAAACGCATCTTCGACCGGCGCTGCGCGATCTGGAGAGGTCCGGGTCGATGTTTGCTGATTTGGTCAACATGCGGCGCTACAACGAGCTTTACAGTTATGGCTGGTGGGCATTTACCCGTGTATTCGGGTATGTCGTGATGCCCATGGTGATCTGGAAGATCATTTTTCGCAAAGACAGTTTGCTCGACATGGGTCTGCGCGTAAAAGGTTTTTCCAAGCACGCGTGGATTTATTTGTTGTGCCTGGGCGTCGTTTTGCCGGCGGTTTACATCGTGTCGCTCACGCCGGAATTCAGTAATTATTATCCATTCTACAAGCAGTGTTCGCGGTCGTGGGTCGATTTTCTCCTTTGGGAATCGATGTACGCGGCGCAATTCTTTGGGCTCGAAGTGTTTTTCCGCGGATTTTGGCTATCGGGCTTGCGGACGACTTTGGGCTCGGGCGCCATTTTCGCGATGTGCGTGCCTTATTGCATGATTCACTACGGCAAACCGTACTTGGAAGCTGCGGGGGCCATCGTGGCAGGCATTGCGCTCGGATCGCTGGCGATGCGGACGAAGAGCATTTATTCGGGATTTTTGGTGCACCTCACGGTTGCGCTGTCCATGGATTTGCTCGCGCTGTCGCATCGCAATGGGCTGCCGACGTCTTTGTGGGGGAAGTAG
- a CDS encoding glutamate--tRNA ligase, which yields MSSGKPRVRFAPSPTGYLHIGGVRTALFNWLWARKTGGTFILRIEDTDRERSTPENEQIILRDMRWLDLAWDEGPDVGGSCGPYRQMERLEIYREFADKLIAKGAAYRCYCTKEELDAQREALKKRDPKAQFRYPGTCRDRVGPAPEKPSVLRFRAPSAGNVTYRDLVFGEVVTPKSTLQDAVLMRSDGVPLYNLGAVVDDITMGITLVARGRDHMINTPPQILLYEALEATLPQFAHLPMMLAPDGQKLSKRHGAVSVGEYRDRGISAAGLLNYLVRFGWSFGDQEIFSMPDLISKFGWENCSKADGKFDMKKLSAIAFEHLKNPALTPDDVYIDELSRFIERRGFSGVDRARIASLLPLIRERAQSWSDGAEALDYFFRDLPVYDEKAVKKVLGPEKAGTLEKVRDLFASTHDFSAKNLDARFHEFIQANGLEIKDVAQPVRVAVTGRSASPGLFDVLALIGKERVLARIDHAITLCRSAAS from the coding sequence ATGTCGTCTGGCAAGCCTCGCGTCCGTTTCGCTCCCTCCCCGACGGGTTATCTGCACATCGGTGGAGTTCGCACTGCGCTCTTCAACTGGCTCTGGGCTCGCAAGACGGGCGGAACGTTCATCTTGCGCATCGAAGACACCGATCGGGAACGCAGCACGCCCGAGAACGAGCAGATCATCTTGCGTGACATGCGCTGGCTCGATCTCGCCTGGGACGAAGGTCCCGATGTCGGCGGTTCGTGCGGGCCGTACCGGCAGATGGAGAGGCTCGAGATTTACCGCGAATTCGCGGACAAACTCATCGCCAAAGGCGCCGCCTACCGCTGCTACTGCACGAAGGAAGAGCTCGATGCGCAGCGCGAAGCGCTCAAAAAACGCGATCCGAAAGCGCAGTTCCGCTACCCGGGGACGTGTCGCGACAGGGTTGGTCCTGCGCCTGAAAAGCCGAGCGTCCTGCGATTTCGCGCGCCTTCTGCGGGAAACGTCACGTACCGGGACTTGGTCTTCGGCGAGGTCGTGACGCCGAAGTCGACGCTGCAAGATGCCGTGCTCATGCGTTCCGACGGCGTGCCGCTGTACAACCTCGGCGCGGTCGTGGACGACATCACGATGGGGATCACGCTGGTGGCGCGCGGGCGCGATCACATGATCAACACGCCGCCGCAGATACTGCTGTACGAAGCGCTCGAGGCAACGTTGCCGCAATTTGCGCACTTGCCGATGATGCTCGCCCCGGACGGTCAGAAGCTTTCGAAGCGTCACGGGGCCGTTTCGGTGGGCGAATACCGCGATCGAGGCATTTCAGCGGCGGGTTTATTGAACTACTTGGTGCGTTTCGGTTGGTCCTTCGGCGATCAAGAAATTTTCTCGATGCCGGACCTCATTTCCAAGTTTGGCTGGGAAAACTGCAGCAAGGCCGATGGCAAATTCGACATGAAGAAGCTTTCGGCGATTGCTTTCGAGCACCTCAAGAACCCGGCGCTCACGCCCGACGACGTGTACATTGACGAGCTTTCGCGGTTCATTGAAAGGCGCGGGTTTTCCGGCGTCGATCGCGCTCGGATCGCGTCGCTTTTGCCGCTCATTCGCGAACGTGCGCAATCGTGGTCCGACGGGGCCGAAGCGCTGGATTACTTCTTCCGCGATTTGCCCGTCTACGACGAGAAAGCCGTCAAGAAAGTCCTCGGGCCCGAGAAAGCGGGGACGCTCGAGAAAGTTCGCGATTTGTTTGCGTCCACCCATGACTTCAGCGCGAAGAACCTCGATGCGCGATTTCATGAATTCATTCAGGCAAATGGGCTCGAAATCAAGGACGTCGCGCAACCCGTGCGCGTGGCCGTGACGGGTAGGTCCGCGAGCCCGGGTCTTTTCGACGTGCTTGCATTGATTGGCAAAGAACGCGTTCTTGCCCGAATCGACCACGCCATTACGCTTTGCCGCAGCGCTGCGAGTTGA